From a single Meiothermus sp. Pnk-1 genomic region:
- a CDS encoding efflux RND transporter periplasmic adaptor subunit: protein MQSSKRKRLKALVLLAVAAVLLAGCNNRRGNAESTPASAESAPRVTKVRVIVAKEGVLRASRTVGATLAPARESNVASSASGKVLAVLVEAGSRVAAGQIVLRLDDATARTAVQNAELGLEQAKINLERAQRSNQGSLASLQAALEAAEANLRVAQRRYSEGQELFRAGAIAQVDLTSLEAALGQAKSNADNAREALERAQRANREDLALLRVQVQQAEAQLAQARRALADTEVRAPFAGVVAEVYVNPGEFVAAGSRVFRLADVRRLEAKFRLPPSEAAKLALGSGLNLDYGGQTYYARLSRTSQVPGTDRLVEAVATLQAPLPPGASASVRYTLELAKGVVVPSGALLPGEKPAVMLAEGGRAKAVEVQILGDNGNQVALRGLEAGRQVVFPIPASLREGDALEVVR from the coding sequence ATGCAAAGCAGCAAACGCAAACGGCTAAAGGCGCTGGTTCTGCTCGCGGTGGCCGCTGTGTTGCTGGCGGGGTGTAACAACCGTCGGGGAAACGCCGAGTCCACCCCGGCGAGCGCCGAAAGCGCTCCCCGGGTCACCAAAGTGCGGGTGATAGTGGCCAAGGAAGGCGTCCTTAGGGCCAGCCGGACCGTGGGGGCCACCCTGGCTCCGGCGCGAGAGAGCAACGTGGCCTCGAGCGCCAGCGGCAAGGTGCTGGCGGTGCTGGTCGAGGCGGGCAGCCGGGTCGCGGCGGGCCAGATCGTGCTGCGCCTCGACGACGCGACCGCCCGCACCGCGGTACAAAACGCCGAGCTGGGGCTGGAACAGGCCAAGATCAACCTCGAGCGGGCGCAGCGTTCCAACCAGGGCAGCCTGGCTTCGCTGCAAGCCGCCCTCGAGGCGGCGGAGGCCAACCTGCGGGTGGCCCAGCGCCGCTATAGCGAAGGCCAGGAGCTCTTCCGGGCGGGGGCCATAGCCCAGGTCGACCTCACCAGCCTGGAGGCCGCGCTGGGCCAGGCCAAGTCCAATGCCGATAACGCCCGCGAGGCGCTCGAGCGGGCCCAGCGGGCCAACCGTGAAGATTTGGCTTTGTTGCGGGTGCAGGTCCAGCAGGCCGAAGCCCAACTGGCCCAGGCCCGGCGCGCTTTAGCCGACACCGAGGTCAGGGCCCCTTTCGCCGGGGTGGTAGCCGAGGTGTACGTCAACCCCGGGGAGTTCGTGGCGGCGGGCTCGCGGGTGTTCCGGCTGGCCGATGTCCGCCGGCTCGAGGCCAAGTTCCGCCTCCCTCCCTCGGAAGCGGCCAAGCTGGCCTTGGGAAGCGGGTTGAACCTCGACTACGGCGGTCAGACCTATTACGCCCGCCTCAGCCGCACCAGCCAAGTCCCCGGCACCGACCGCCTGGTGGAAGCGGTAGCTACCCTCCAAGCCCCCCTGCCGCCCGGGGCCAGCGCCAGCGTGCGCTATACCCTCGAGCTGGCCAAAGGGGTGGTCGTGCCCAGCGGGGCTTTGCTGCCGGGAGAAAAGCCAGCGGTGATGCTGGCAGAAGGCGGTCGAGCCAAGGCAGTGGAGGTTCAGATCCTCGGCGATAACGGCAATCAGGTGGCGCTGCGCGGTCTAGAGGCGGGCCGCCAGGTGGTCTTCCCCATCCCCGCTAGCCTGCGCGAGGGGGATGCGCTCGAGGTGGTCCGATGA
- a CDS encoding TolC family protein, producing the protein MRFAPRQLVLVFCFPLLAAGLAQQTQPLTLQAALAKAAEQAPVQSAQAELADAQANLQRTLADPLLTRPARLQAEQRLALAQASLNRAKAQAESGIVQAYTQVLEALQQVALAKKSTELAQRNLEVAQIRQKNGSGTALESKNAQARLEDAQRNQAFAEQGLANARSNLRSLVGEFAELAPLPPAPALPERSLLQSLLEQTPDLVQAQQRLELAKLQLELLDPSYAAQAEIEAAKARAEQAEAALREIRRGLSLQYENLYTQAQNAFRALGIQQSLLQNAREQLAADKRRLDSGLISPLAYAQSELAALQAELAALQAQGSYLRALYGLYAGGR; encoded by the coding sequence GTGCGGTTCGCGCCCCGTCAGCTCGTGCTGGTTTTCTGCTTCCCCCTGCTGGCCGCCGGCCTGGCGCAGCAGACCCAGCCCCTCACCCTCCAAGCCGCCCTGGCTAAGGCCGCCGAGCAAGCCCCGGTGCAAAGCGCCCAAGCTGAACTCGCCGACGCCCAGGCCAATCTTCAACGCACCCTGGCCGACCCCCTGCTGACCCGCCCAGCGCGGCTCCAGGCCGAGCAGCGCCTGGCGCTGGCTCAGGCCAGCCTGAACCGGGCCAAAGCCCAAGCCGAAAGCGGCATTGTGCAGGCCTATACCCAGGTCCTCGAGGCCCTCCAACAGGTAGCGCTCGCCAAGAAGTCCACCGAGCTGGCCCAGCGTAACCTCGAAGTAGCCCAGATCCGTCAGAAAAACGGTTCCGGCACCGCGCTCGAGAGCAAAAACGCCCAAGCCCGCCTGGAGGACGCCCAGCGCAACCAAGCCTTCGCCGAGCAGGGGCTGGCCAACGCCCGCAGCAACCTGCGCAGCTTGGTAGGGGAGTTCGCGGAGCTGGCCCCGCTTCCCCCAGCCCCAGCCCTGCCCGAGCGGAGCCTGCTACAGAGCCTGCTCGAGCAAACCCCGGACCTGGTGCAGGCCCAGCAACGGCTCGAGCTGGCCAAGCTACAGCTCGAGCTGCTCGACCCCAGCTACGCCGCCCAAGCCGAGATCGAAGCCGCCAAAGCCCGCGCCGAGCAGGCTGAGGCCGCCCTGCGCGAGATCCGCCGGGGGCTAAGCTTGCAGTATGAGAACCTGTATACCCAGGCCCAAAACGCCTTTCGGGCCCTGGGAATCCAGCAATCCCTGCTGCAAAACGCCCGGGAGCAGCTGGCCGCCGATAAGCGCCGGCTCGACTCGGGGTTGATCTCCCCGCTGGCCTATGCCCAGTCCGAGCTGGCCGCCCTGCAAGCGGAGCTGGCGGCCCTGCAAGCCCAGGGGAGTTACTTGCGCGCCCTGTACGGGTTGTATGCTGGGGGGCGCTAG
- a CDS encoding TolC family protein produces the protein MACGLGQSFYAPLQNHPSLVQARLALEAAQAQLRAQQSPVSLQAQGGNAWLHFKDPIPDTQAVSASVGLAFTPFPFGDTADAIAQARLGVEQAALGLRQTQASLEAQALEAAYRVRLAQVGLEVAQSGARLAQASLEAVRLRAQREAASPAEVRQAQAQLRQAQLQVEDAERNLELAQRNLSDLLGTAALGALPEPPPPLAVTPPSVRQAELQVAQAQLNYARAERGIWPVAQASYTYNTSPRDSFSLSLNSRTLQPQVGYSYQNPPTTTTGQVKPESQFQIGLSVNLSPAIFDALEAGRKQIEAAQAALEAAKRAAALQEASLRSALQGAEAQVGLAQTALQDAERTLAEARERERLGLASPLATLQAELGLAQARLALEQASLNRLSRLLDLYRFYALPLSEVK, from the coding sequence TTGGCCTGCGGCCTGGGGCAGAGCTTCTACGCCCCGCTGCAAAACCATCCCTCGCTCGTCCAGGCCCGGCTGGCGCTCGAGGCTGCCCAAGCCCAGCTGCGGGCGCAGCAGAGTCCGGTGAGCCTGCAAGCCCAAGGAGGTAACGCCTGGCTCCATTTTAAAGACCCCATCCCCGACACCCAGGCGGTAAGCGCCTCGGTGGGGCTGGCCTTCACCCCTTTTCCTTTCGGCGATACCGCCGACGCCATCGCCCAGGCCCGGCTGGGGGTCGAGCAGGCCGCCTTGGGGCTGCGCCAAACCCAGGCCAGCCTCGAGGCCCAGGCCCTGGAGGCGGCCTACCGGGTGCGGCTGGCCCAGGTGGGGCTGGAAGTCGCCCAAAGCGGAGCCCGGTTGGCTCAAGCCAGCTTGGAGGCGGTGCGGCTGCGCGCCCAGCGCGAGGCCGCCAGCCCCGCCGAAGTGCGCCAGGCCCAGGCCCAGCTGCGCCAGGCCCAACTCCAGGTGGAAGACGCGGAGCGCAACCTCGAGCTAGCCCAGCGCAACCTCAGCGACTTGCTGGGAACGGCAGCCCTGGGGGCGCTGCCCGAGCCCCCTCCTCCCCTAGCCGTCACCCCCCCTAGCGTCCGTCAGGCCGAGCTGCAAGTGGCGCAGGCCCAGCTCAACTACGCCCGCGCCGAGCGAGGCATCTGGCCGGTGGCCCAGGCCAGCTACACCTACAACACCTCGCCCCGCGACAGCTTCAGCCTGAGCCTCAACAGCCGCACCCTGCAACCCCAAGTCGGCTACAGCTATCAAAACCCCCCTACGACCACCACCGGGCAGGTAAAGCCGGAAAGCCAGTTCCAGATCGGGCTTTCGGTGAACCTCAGCCCGGCCATCTTCGACGCTCTGGAGGCTGGACGCAAGCAGATCGAAGCGGCCCAGGCCGCCCTGGAGGCGGCCAAGCGCGCCGCCGCTTTGCAAGAAGCTTCGCTACGATCGGCCTTACAGGGGGCTGAGGCCCAGGTAGGGCTGGCGCAAACCGCCCTGCAAGATGCCGAGCGCACCCTGGCCGAAGCCCGCGAACGCGAACGGCTGGGGCTCGCCAGCCCCCTGGCCACCCTCCAGGCCGAACTGGGGCTGGCCCAAGCCCGGCTTGCGCTCGAGCAAGCCAGCCTCAACCGGCTCTCCCGCCTTCTCGACCTCTACCGCTTTTATGCCCTGCCCCTTAGCGAGGTGAAGTGA
- a CDS encoding MarR family winged helix-turn-helix transcriptional regulator, with protein MKYLSDAALDALERLTLRLVWQFRIDQQRAFEPLGISPMQAFALMSVREGIEQPSSLAFVLDVSPSGVSQLLAGLEERGWVRRELDSKDRRQVRILLTEEGRAFLERLRKSWREVWRERYSRLSSKEIEMLCKSYRKLLEPQAVKE; from the coding sequence ATGAAGTATCTCAGCGACGCTGCCTTGGACGCCCTGGAACGGCTCACCCTGCGGCTGGTGTGGCAGTTCCGGATTGACCAGCAGCGGGCGTTTGAGCCCTTAGGCATTTCGCCAATGCAGGCCTTCGCCTTGATGTCGGTGCGGGAGGGAATCGAGCAGCCCTCGAGCCTGGCCTTCGTGCTGGACGTTTCGCCCTCGGGGGTCTCTCAGCTGTTGGCCGGGCTGGAGGAACGGGGCTGGGTACGCCGCGAGCTGGACAGCAAAGACCGAAGGCAGGTACGCATACTGCTCACCGAGGAAGGCCGGGCTTTCCTCGAGCGGCTGCGCAAGAGCTGGCGGGAAGTCTGGCGGGAGCGGTATTCCCGCCTCAGTTCAAAGGAGATCGAGATGCTGTGCAAGAGCTATCGGAAATTGTTGGAACCCCAGGCGGTGAAGGAGTGA
- a CDS encoding GreA/GreB family elongation factor: MAREVRLTRDGYERLKRELEQERARLQDATRILQELMESSDDYDDSGLEDAKREKARIEARIDSLEDTLSRAVVIEGAQEKGVVTLGAIVTLKAREGKGEQMEVQVVSPAEASVLEHPMKISDESPMGKALLGRKLGETVHLESPKGHREFEVISVRN; encoded by the coding sequence ATGGCACGTGAAGTCAGGCTAACCCGCGACGGGTACGAGCGGCTCAAGCGGGAACTCGAGCAAGAGCGCGCTCGCTTACAAGACGCAACCCGCATCCTACAGGAGCTGATGGAGTCCTCCGACGACTACGACGACTCGGGGTTGGAGGATGCCAAACGGGAGAAAGCCCGTATCGAAGCCCGGATTGATTCCCTCGAGGACACCCTCTCGCGGGCGGTGGTGATCGAAGGGGCCCAGGAAAAAGGGGTGGTGACGCTAGGGGCCATCGTCACCCTCAAGGCCCGGGAGGGCAAGGGGGAGCAGATGGAGGTCCAGGTAGTTTCCCCCGCCGAAGCCAGCGTGTTGGAGCACCCGATGAAGATCTCCGACGAGTCGCCCATGGGTAAAGCCCTCCTGGGCCGGAAATTGGGGGAGACGGTGCACCTGGAAAGCCCCAAAGGACACCGCGAGTTCGAGGTGATCTCGGTCAGGAACTAG
- the lysS gene encoding lysine--tRNA ligase → MLEHSEQTRQRLANLKALVEAGFEPFPYRYDKTHSAAEILSAHPEPQPGQEFPEEQVRVAGRLMTFRHMGKASFAHLQDESGRIQIYLARDLTEHYDLLKKLDIGDIVGVEGTVFVTKTGEVTVKVRRWLPLVKALHPLPDKWHGVRELETRYRQRYLDLIQNPEVREVFRVRSRITRYIRDYLTDRGFLEVEGPTLQVVAGGTEARPFKTYHNALNHEFYLRIALELHLKRLLVGGFEKVFEIGRNYRNEGISPKHNPEFTMLEAYWAYADYTDMMALVEDMLSGLVQSIHGRTEIRYGEHQIDFAKPFRRIDFVSSLKEKAGLDFDPTDLERLRQFADSKHPEMRSVPSYKLLDKLFGEYVEPTLIQPTYVMDVPLAISPLVKRHRDPAKANLTERADLYVAGFEIAPIYSELNDALDQRARFEEQSARREAGDEEEPEQDEDFLLALEYGMPPAAGMGLGIDRLTMLLTDQHSIRDVILFPLLRPRRPGEGID, encoded by the coding sequence ATGCTCGAGCACAGTGAACAGACCCGGCAGCGACTGGCGAACCTCAAAGCCTTGGTAGAAGCTGGTTTTGAGCCCTTCCCATACCGCTATGACAAGACCCATAGCGCCGCAGAGATCCTGTCGGCACACCCCGAGCCTCAACCGGGGCAGGAGTTTCCCGAAGAGCAGGTGCGGGTGGCGGGCCGCCTGATGACCTTTCGCCACATGGGTAAAGCCAGCTTCGCCCACCTCCAAGACGAATCCGGGCGTATCCAGATCTATCTGGCCCGCGATCTCACCGAGCATTACGACCTGTTGAAAAAGCTCGATATCGGGGACATCGTGGGGGTGGAGGGGACGGTCTTCGTTACCAAGACCGGCGAGGTCACCGTTAAGGTGCGGCGCTGGCTGCCCTTGGTCAAAGCGCTCCACCCCTTGCCCGACAAGTGGCACGGGGTCCGGGAGCTCGAGACCCGCTACCGCCAGCGCTATCTGGATCTAATCCAAAATCCCGAGGTGCGGGAGGTGTTTCGTGTTCGCTCCCGCATCACCCGCTACATCCGCGATTACCTCACCGACCGCGGTTTCTTGGAGGTGGAAGGACCCACCTTGCAAGTAGTGGCCGGAGGCACCGAAGCCAGGCCGTTCAAGACCTACCACAACGCCCTGAACCACGAGTTTTACCTCCGCATCGCCCTCGAGCTGCACCTCAAGCGGCTGTTGGTGGGTGGCTTTGAAAAGGTTTTCGAGATCGGACGCAACTACCGCAACGAGGGCATCTCGCCCAAGCACAACCCCGAGTTCACCATGCTCGAGGCCTACTGGGCCTACGCCGACTACACCGACATGATGGCCCTGGTCGAGGACATGCTCTCGGGGCTGGTGCAGAGTATCCATGGCCGTACCGAGATCCGCTACGGTGAGCACCAGATCGACTTCGCCAAACCTTTTCGCCGCATCGACTTCGTGAGCTCGCTCAAGGAGAAGGCCGGGCTGGACTTCGATCCTACCGACCTAGAGCGGCTGCGCCAATTCGCCGATAGCAAGCACCCCGAGATGCGGAGCGTACCCAGCTATAAGCTCTTGGATAAGCTCTTTGGCGAGTATGTAGAGCCTACCCTGATCCAGCCCACCTATGTGATGGACGTTCCGCTGGCCATCAGCCCCCTGGTCAAGCGCCACCGCGACCCCGCCAAGGCCAACCTCACCGAGCGGGCCGATTTGTATGTGGCGGGTTTTGAGATCGCCCCAATCTACTCCGAACTCAACGACGCCCTCGACCAGCGCGCCCGTTTCGAGGAACAAAGCGCCCGCCGTGAGGCAGGAGACGAGGAAGAACCCGAGCAGGATGAAGACTTCCTGCTGGCCCTGGAGTACGGGATGCCCCCCGCCGCCGGGATGGGCCTAGGCATCGATCGTCTGACCATGCTCCTCACCGACCAGCACAGCATACGTGACGTGATCCTGTTTCCCCTTCTCCGACCGCGCAGGCCAGGCGAAGGCATAGACTGA
- a CDS encoding cation diffusion facilitator family transporter has translation MGAIVTPLVAARLSLGAGVGVFGLKWLAFKLTGSVALYSDALESIVNIVAAGAALIAVGVSKRPPDANHPYGHTKAEYFSAVLEGILIALAALAIVIEAWHRLFAPTPPQSVGLGLSLSVGASALNGLLAWFLIRSGRAHRSPALVADGQHLFADVLTSLGVLAGVGLAWLTGWWVLDPLLAMAVAVNILWIGWRLVRDSVGGLMDEALPEAQMGRLQEVIRGHLKDWQADGKVLEVHDLRSRRAGPRTFVEFHLVVPGSLTVEEAHRICDRLEEGLRERVPGVQVTIHVEPEWKAKHSGFVVRSR, from the coding sequence ATGGGGGCTATCGTGACCCCCCTGGTCGCCGCCCGGCTTAGCCTTGGAGCGGGCGTGGGGGTTTTTGGGCTGAAGTGGTTGGCCTTCAAGCTTACCGGCTCGGTGGCGTTATACTCTGACGCCCTCGAGTCCATCGTAAACATCGTGGCGGCGGGAGCCGCCCTCATCGCGGTGGGGGTCTCTAAGCGCCCCCCTGACGCCAATCATCCCTACGGCCACACCAAGGCGGAATACTTTTCCGCGGTGCTCGAGGGTATCCTGATCGCCCTGGCGGCCCTGGCTATCGTGATCGAGGCCTGGCACAGGTTGTTCGCCCCAACCCCACCCCAGAGCGTCGGCCTGGGGCTGTCGCTCTCGGTAGGGGCCTCCGCCCTTAATGGTTTGCTGGCTTGGTTCTTGATCCGTAGCGGCCGAGCCCACCGCTCTCCGGCGCTGGTAGCGGACGGCCAGCACCTTTTCGCCGATGTGCTCACCTCGCTAGGGGTGCTAGCGGGGGTGGGTCTGGCCTGGCTCACCGGTTGGTGGGTGTTGGATCCCCTCCTGGCGATGGCGGTAGCGGTTAACATTCTTTGGATCGGGTGGCGACTGGTGCGGGATTCGGTGGGTGGGCTGATGGACGAAGCCCTGCCGGAGGCCCAGATGGGCCGGCTACAGGAGGTGATTCGCGGCCACCTCAAGGATTGGCAAGCAGATGGCAAAGTGCTCGAGGTGCACGATCTCAGGAGCCGGCGCGCAGGGCCGCGCACCTTTGTGGAGTTTCACCTGGTGGTGCCGGGCTCGCTCACCGTGGAGGAGGCCCACCGCATCTGCGACCGGCTCGAGGAAGGCTTGCGCGAACGGGTCCCCGGGGTACAAGTGACCATCCACGTGGAGCCGGAGTGGAAGGCCAAACACAGCGGGTTTGTGGTTCGCTCGAGGTGA
- the greA gene encoding transcription elongation factor GreA — MSQNKPVYLTAEGLKRLQDELTTLKTVKRQEIAAAFEQAIEEGDLRENAGYDEARRAQWDNDRRISELESILARAVVVEAGNGTPLEVGLGVSVELETDSGQRMSLTIVGSHEADVFNGKISNESPMGQRLMGKKVGDRVEYPSPKGVQSYTIVELTYK, encoded by the coding sequence ATGTCGCAGAATAAACCGGTCTACCTGACCGCTGAAGGCTTGAAGCGTTTGCAGGATGAGTTGACCACCCTCAAGACGGTCAAGCGCCAAGAGATTGCCGCTGCTTTCGAACAGGCTATCGAGGAGGGCGATCTGCGCGAGAACGCTGGTTACGACGAGGCTCGGCGGGCACAGTGGGACAACGACCGGCGAATCAGCGAACTCGAGAGCATCTTGGCCCGGGCCGTGGTGGTAGAGGCCGGCAACGGTACCCCGCTAGAGGTGGGCTTAGGGGTGAGCGTGGAGCTCGAGACCGACTCAGGCCAACGCATGAGTCTGACCATCGTGGGAAGCCACGAGGCAGATGTGTTCAACGGCAAGATCTCCAACGAATCCCCCATGGGCCAACGCCTGATGGGCAAGAAGGTAGGGGACCGGGTGGAGTACCCCAGCCCCAAGGGCGTACAGAGCTACACCATCGTAGAGTTGACGTACAAATAA
- a CDS encoding CPBP family intramembrane glutamic endopeptidase, which translates to MFARVIRILFAIQGGLFALGLLWMDLAGYPFVRSLDALRDTLVFFFLFGGLWGLELAFSRLFPNSFRHAEALHRQLGTVLQQGGLTHPVALGLAVASGLGEECFFRGALQSFLLQRLGPLGVLAQAVIFAAFHPVPDRKAWAYPLYTLFAGLLFGFSYLLSGSLIPGILAHYLHNARGFYELLEAKPASSGRAG; encoded by the coding sequence GTGTTCGCCCGCGTGATTCGCATACTCTTCGCCATCCAAGGCGGGCTTTTCGCCCTTGGTCTACTGTGGATGGACCTGGCCGGTTACCCCTTCGTGCGCTCCCTTGACGCCTTGCGAGATACCCTGGTGTTTTTTTTCCTGTTTGGAGGGCTGTGGGGGCTCGAGCTCGCTTTCTCCCGCCTTTTCCCCAATTCCTTCCGCCACGCCGAGGCTTTGCATCGCCAACTGGGGACCGTCTTGCAGCAAGGCGGGTTGACCCACCCTGTGGCGCTGGGCTTGGCGGTGGCCTCGGGGCTGGGTGAGGAGTGCTTTTTTCGTGGAGCGTTGCAAAGTTTTCTGCTACAGCGGCTGGGCCCTTTAGGGGTCCTGGCCCAAGCCGTGATCTTTGCCGCATTTCATCCGGTCCCTGACCGCAAGGCCTGGGCTTATCCGCTGTATACCCTCTTCGCTGGACTGCTGTTTGGGTTCAGCTATCTTCTGAGCGGAAGCCTGATCCCGGGCATTTTAGCCCACTATCTGCACAACGCCCGGGGGTTTTACGAACTCCTCGAGGCCAAACCTGCCAGTAGCGGCAGGGCAGGATAA
- a CDS encoding Lrp/AsnC family transcriptional regulator encodes MITAFVMIQARRELIPETGEAIAELPGVAEVYSVTGEWDLIALLRLTDFEQLDDVVTMGLRKMPGVERTQTFLAFRAYPKKLLEQGFGLGSESIE; translated from the coding sequence ATGATTACCGCTTTTGTGATGATCCAAGCCCGCCGAGAGCTCATCCCGGAGACCGGAGAGGCCATCGCCGAGTTGCCCGGTGTAGCCGAGGTCTACTCGGTCACCGGAGAGTGGGACCTGATCGCCCTACTGCGCCTTACGGATTTCGAGCAGCTCGACGACGTGGTTACGATGGGTCTACGAAAGATGCCCGGGGTGGAGCGTACCCAGACCTTTTTGGCCTTCCGTGCCTACCCCAAAAAGTTGCTCGAGCAAGGCTTCGGATTAGGCTCGGAAAGCATCGAGTAA
- a CDS encoding metallophosphoesterase: MRVFAIADPHLSRASPKPMNIFGGNWEGHPEAFFSRWCEVVRPEDLVVIAGDISWAMRLEDALLDLRDIAELPGAKVLLRGNHDYWWSSIGRVRSALPPGMYALQNDSLVIGEVAIAGTRGWDVPGSRELSPEDEKIYRREAERLRLSLESLKGKSYRHLVLALHYPPFGPGGEKSAFTDMIEQYRPDAVLYGHLHGADGRRLPQDWKGIPLHFVAADYLQFKPKLIFAV; this comes from the coding sequence GTGCGCGTCTTTGCCATCGCTGACCCTCACCTCTCGCGAGCCTCCCCAAAGCCCATGAACATTTTCGGAGGCAACTGGGAGGGGCACCCCGAGGCGTTCTTTAGCCGCTGGTGCGAGGTGGTACGGCCCGAGGATCTGGTGGTCATCGCCGGAGACATCTCCTGGGCGATGCGGCTCGAGGACGCCTTGCTCGATCTAAGGGATATCGCCGAGTTGCCCGGGGCCAAAGTGCTGCTGCGCGGCAACCACGACTACTGGTGGAGCTCTATCGGACGGGTGCGCTCGGCCCTTCCCCCCGGTATGTACGCCTTGCAAAACGACTCGTTGGTGATCGGAGAGGTGGCCATCGCCGGGACTCGGGGTTGGGATGTCCCAGGAAGCCGCGAGCTCAGCCCAGAGGACGAGAAGATCTACCGGCGCGAAGCGGAGCGGCTGCGCCTTTCCCTCGAGAGCCTAAAAGGCAAATCCTACCGACATTTGGTGCTGGCCCTGCACTATCCCCCCTTCGGCCCCGGCGGAGAGAAAAGCGCCTTCACCGACATGATCGAGCAATACCGCCCTGACGCAGTGCTCTACGGGCACCTCCACGGCGCCGACGGGCGACGGCTACCCCAAGACTGGAAGGGCATCCCACTGCACTTCGTCGCGGCGGATTATCTACAGTTCAAACCCAAACTTATCTTTGCGGTGTAG
- a CDS encoding regulatory protein RecX: MGDELLHQALRLLAAKDYTEAGLRRKLARRGSPEEVEAAVRRVKELGYLDDRRYAESYLRLNQGRWGMNKLRQALRSRGVSVEVIRGVLADLESEADPVAEALRLLERYPSRYKGEKAKAIRFLLNRGFPLSAALAAWERYSQTPNPER, encoded by the coding sequence ATGGGGGACGAGCTGTTACACCAGGCCCTGCGGCTGCTGGCGGCGAAGGACTATACCGAAGCGGGGCTGCGGCGCAAGCTCGCCCGTCGGGGTTCGCCCGAAGAGGTGGAGGCGGCGGTTCGCCGGGTCAAGGAACTCGGTTACCTGGACGACCGCAGATACGCCGAGAGCTACCTCCGGCTCAACCAAGGTCGCTGGGGGATGAACAAATTGCGCCAGGCGTTGCGGTCCAGAGGAGTTTCCGTAGAGGTGATCCGGGGGGTGCTGGCTGACCTCGAGTCCGAAGCCGATCCGGTAGCCGAGGCCCTCCGGTTGCTCGAGCGTTACCCCAGCCGCTATAAGGGTGAAAAGGCCAAGGCCATCCGCTTCTTGCTCAACCGGGGATTCCCGCTTTCGGCGGCTTTGGCGGCTTGGGAGAGGTATAGCCAAACGCCGAACCCCGAACGCTAG
- a CDS encoding type II toxin-antitoxin system RatA family toxin, whose amino-acid sequence MPHVRAEIFIPKPPAQVYAYAKDLVGLKPYLKDVESLRVLEDAGAHSKSEWVAVAMGKKVRWIEEEEWFDAELRNRFHSPEGDFDVYQGSWTFLPEGEGTRVVLELEYELNIPIFGGLLQKLVLKLMKENCDGLLQGLKDRSLAA is encoded by the coding sequence ATGCCGCACGTTCGTGCAGAGATCTTCATTCCTAAACCGCCGGCCCAAGTGTACGCTTATGCCAAGGATTTGGTCGGGCTCAAACCCTACCTGAAGGATGTGGAGAGCCTGCGGGTGCTCGAGGACGCGGGGGCTCACTCCAAATCGGAGTGGGTGGCGGTAGCCATGGGCAAGAAGGTGCGTTGGATCGAGGAAGAAGAATGGTTTGATGCCGAGCTGCGTAACCGCTTTCATAGCCCCGAGGGGGATTTTGACGTGTACCAAGGAAGCTGGACCTTTCTACCGGAGGGGGAGGGTACGCGGGTGGTGCTGGAACTCGAGTACGAGCTTAATATCCCCATCTTTGGCGGACTTTTGCAAAAGCTGGTGCTGAAGCTTATGAAGGAAAACTGTGACGGGCTGCTGCAGGGCCTCAAAGACCGCTCGCTCGCCGCGTGA